CGCGGTGCTCAGGCGGTCCCACGCTCCTTCCATGCGCATGGCGTCGGATCCCTGGAGCCGCCCCTACGTCGCGCCCAGGAGGGCGGGCCTCGAGGAGCGCGCGAGCAGCCGCCGCGCCTCCAGCTCCTCCGCGACGCCGTGGATGGCGGCCTCGACGCGCTCGAGCGTCTCCTCGCTCATCCGGCCGTGCAGGGGCAGGCAGACCTGGCCCGCGCAGAGCCGGTCCGTGTTCGGGAGGGCGACGCCCGCGGGGAAGCAGTCCAGCGCGTGCAGGGGCGGGTAGAAGTACCGGCGCGCCTCGACGCCGCGCCGCGCGAAGGCCGCGATGGCGTCGTCGATCGGGGCGTCGATCAACCCGACCCCGAGGTTCTGCCCGTTGGGGGTCACGCCCGGCGGGATGCGCTGGGCGCGGTACACCTGCGGGTGCCGGGACAGGGCCGCGCGCAGCCGGTCGAGGTACGTCCGCCTGCGGGCCAGCGCCTCCGGGAGCCGGCGGAGCGACGCGAGCGCCAGGGCGGCGCGCAGCTCGTCCAGCTTGGCGTTCATCCCCGGGACCGACGCCGAGAGCGGCTGCGCGAGCCCGTGGTTGCGCAGCCGGCGCATCGCCGCGCTGACCTCCCGGTCCGGGGAGACGACCACGCCGCCCTCCGCGGCCACGAGGACCTTGGTGGCGTGCAGCGAGTAGGTCGTCGCGGTGAGCAGCGCCTCGGCCTCCCGGCTCGCGGTCTCGGTGCCCATGCCGTGCGCGTTGTCGTAGATCACGGCCGCGCCCGCGCCGCGGGCCTCGCGCGCGATGGCGGCCAGATCGGGCGGGACGCCGAACACGTTGACCGGGAGGACCAGCGTCGCGCCGTGCTCCGCGAGCAGGCGGCGCAGGTGCCCCGGATCCAGCGTCCAGGTCTCCGGGTCGACGTCGCAGAAGACCGGCTCGAAGCCCGCGTGCAACGCGGCGTTGAGCGTCGCGATGAAGGTGAAGGCCGGCAGGATCGCCTTGCCCCGCCGCACCGCCGCGGCCTCGATGGCGAGGCTGATCGCGACGGCGCCGTTCGAGACGGCCACGGCCTCCTCGACGCCGAGGAACGCCGCGATCGCCCGCTCGAAGCCCTCCGCGAGCGGGCCGCCGTTGCTCAG
The DNA window shown above is from Sorangium aterium and carries:
- a CDS encoding DegT/DnrJ/EryC1/StrS family aminotransferase gives rise to the protein MSDQRPFIPMVLPQVDEPDAIAAQIADVLRSGRLSNGGPLAEGFERAIAAFLGVEEAVAVSNGAVAISLAIEAAAVRRGKAILPAFTFIATLNAALHAGFEPVFCDVDPETWTLDPGHLRRLLAEHGATLVLPVNVFGVPPDLAAIAREARGAGAAVIYDNAHGMGTETASREAEALLTATTYSLHATKVLVAAEGGVVVSPDREVSAAMRRLRNHGLAQPLSASVPGMNAKLDELRAALALASLRRLPEALARRRTYLDRLRAALSRHPQVYRAQRIPPGVTPNGQNLGVGLIDAPIDDAIAAFARRGVEARRYFYPPLHALDCFPAGVALPNTDRLCAGQVCLPLHGRMSEETLERVEAAIHGVAEELEARRLLARSSRPALLGAT